A genomic region of Methanothermobacter thermautotrophicus str. Delta H contains the following coding sequences:
- the hacA gene encoding homoaconitase large subunit: MNMTEKILAEAAGLREVTPGEIIEARVDLAMTHDGTSPPTIRTFRDIASRGGPARVWDPERIVMVFDHNVPANTIGAAEFQRVTREFAREQGIVNIFQNAAGICHQVLPERGFVRPGMVIVGADSHTCTYGAFGAFATGMGATDMAMVFATGKTWFMVPEAMRIEVTGEPEGHVYAKDVILHIIGEIGVDGATYRSVEFTGDTIESMDVSGRMTICNMAVEMGAKNGIMEPNRQTLDYVRARTGREFRVYSSDEDSQYLEDHHFDVSDLEPQVACPDDVDNVYPVHRVEGTHIDEAFLGSCTNGRYEDLKIAAEVIGDRRVHEDVRFIVSPASREIYLKALEDGIIETFIRAGAIVCNPGCGPCLGAHMGVLAPGEVSIATTNRNFRGRMGDPASSVYLANPAVVAESAIEGVISAPQQEAGNGC; this comes from the coding sequence ATGAACATGACAGAGAAGATCCTCGCAGAGGCAGCAGGACTCAGGGAGGTCACACCCGGCGAGATAATAGAGGCAAGGGTTGACCTCGCCATGACCCATGACGGCACCTCACCCCCCACCATCAGGACCTTCAGGGATATAGCCTCAAGGGGAGGCCCCGCTAGGGTCTGGGACCCCGAGAGGATAGTCATGGTATTTGATCACAACGTACCAGCCAACACAATAGGTGCCGCGGAGTTCCAGAGGGTCACAAGGGAATTCGCCAGGGAACAGGGTATAGTGAACATATTCCAGAACGCAGCAGGCATATGCCACCAGGTTCTGCCTGAGAGGGGATTTGTAAGACCTGGCATGGTCATTGTTGGGGCGGACTCCCACACCTGCACCTACGGAGCCTTCGGAGCCTTCGCAACAGGCATGGGGGCGACTGACATGGCCATGGTCTTTGCAACAGGCAAAACCTGGTTCATGGTACCTGAGGCAATGAGAATCGAGGTTACAGGTGAACCTGAGGGCCACGTGTATGCAAAGGACGTCATACTCCACATCATAGGCGAGATCGGTGTTGATGGTGCAACCTACCGTTCCGTGGAATTCACAGGAGACACCATAGAGAGCATGGATGTCTCCGGGAGGATGACCATCTGCAACATGGCCGTGGAGATGGGTGCAAAGAACGGTATAATGGAGCCCAACCGGCAGACCCTTGACTATGTGAGGGCAAGGACAGGCAGGGAATTCAGGGTTTACAGTTCAGATGAGGACAGCCAGTACCTGGAGGATCACCACTTCGATGTCTCAGACCTTGAACCCCAGGTGGCCTGTCCAGATGATGTTGACAACGTCTACCCTGTCCACAGGGTTGAGGGAACCCACATAGACGAGGCCTTCCTGGGTTCATGCACCAACGGCCGGTACGAGGACCTGAAAATCGCCGCAGAGGTTATAGGCGACAGGAGGGTCCATGAGGATGTGAGGTTCATAGTCTCGCCGGCATCAAGGGAGATCTACCTTAAGGCACTGGAGGATGGTATAATAGAGACCTTCATCAGGGCAGGGGCGATAGTCTGCAACCCTGGCTGCGGCCCGTGCCTGGGGGCCCATATGGGAGTCCTTGCCCCGGGGGAGGTCAGCATAGCAACAACCAACAGAAACTTCAGGGGAAGGATGGGTGACCCTGCATCCAGCGTCTACCTGGCCAACCCGGCAGTCGTCGCAGAATCCGCCATTGAAGGGGTAATAAGCGCCCCTCAACAGGAGGCAGGAAATGGATGTTAA
- a CDS encoding chorismate pyruvate-lyase family protein has product MDVNVMEEIERIERLIGKLSNTQKILLSTDGSVTRILDVLRGTVTIRTLKQEFIPCNQEIADKLNISMGDPVNYRVVVIGNREPLIHAVSYIPLSRLDDGFREDLIRADVPIGRILKKHNIESRREIEVLDIENPDPQLREIFGTDSPMLTRTYNIIHEGEVLIRIKETFPFEWFREEF; this is encoded by the coding sequence ATGGATGTTAATGTCATGGAGGAGATTGAACGTATTGAGAGGCTCATAGGGAAACTCTCAAACACCCAGAAGATACTGCTCTCAACAGACGGCTCGGTAACAAGGATACTTGACGTTCTGCGGGGAACAGTGACCATAAGGACCCTGAAACAGGAATTCATACCCTGCAACCAGGAAATAGCAGATAAGCTCAACATCTCCATGGGAGACCCTGTGAACTACAGGGTTGTTGTCATAGGAAACAGGGAGCCCCTCATACATGCAGTATCATACATCCCCCTCTCAAGGCTCGACGATGGGTTCAGGGAGGATCTCATAAGGGCCGATGTACCCATAGGGAGGATCCTGAAGAAGCATAACATAGAGTCAAGGAGGGAGATAGAGGTCCTTGACATTGAGAACCCGGACCCCCAGCTGAGGGAGATCTTTGGGACAGACTCCCCGATGCTCACAAGGACCTACAATATCATCCATGAAGGTGAGGTTCTCATAAGGATAAAGGAGACCTTCCCCTTCGAATGGTTCAGGGAGGAGTTTTAG
- the fen gene encoding flap endonuclease-1, whose protein sequence is MGVKLRDVVSPRRIRLEDLRGRTVAVDAANTLYQFLSSIRQRDGTPLMDSRGRVTSHLSGILYRTAAVMEREIRVIYVFDGRSHHLKGETVSRRADIRKKSEVEWKRALEEGDIDRAKKYAVRSSRMSSEILESSKRLLELLGIPYVQAPGEGEAQASYMVKMGDAWAVASQDYDCLLFGAPRVVRNLTLSGKLEDPEIIELESTLRELSISHTQLVDMALLVGTDFNEGVKGIGARRGLKLIREKGDIFKVIRDLEADIGGDPQVLRRIFLEPEVSEDYEIRWRKPDVEGVIEFLCTEHGFSEDRVRAALKKFEGASSTQKSLEDWF, encoded by the coding sequence ATGGGAGTTAAACTCAGGGATGTTGTATCACCCCGCAGGATACGCCTTGAGGACCTTAGGGGAAGAACGGTCGCAGTCGATGCAGCCAACACACTCTACCAGTTCCTATCAAGCATAAGGCAGAGGGATGGAACACCCCTCATGGATTCCAGGGGTAGAGTAACATCACACCTCAGCGGCATACTCTACAGGACGGCCGCGGTCATGGAGAGGGAGATAAGGGTCATATATGTCTTCGATGGAAGGTCCCACCACCTCAAGGGCGAGACCGTGAGCAGGAGGGCTGATATCCGGAAGAAATCTGAGGTTGAGTGGAAGAGGGCCCTTGAGGAGGGGGACATTGACAGGGCGAAAAAATATGCTGTAAGGTCCTCAAGGATGTCCTCAGAAATACTGGAGAGTTCAAAGAGGCTCCTGGAACTTCTGGGAATACCCTATGTACAGGCACCCGGTGAGGGGGAGGCTCAGGCATCATACATGGTTAAGATGGGCGATGCATGGGCCGTGGCATCCCAGGACTATGACTGTCTCCTCTTTGGCGCCCCAAGGGTTGTAAGGAACCTCACCCTCAGCGGAAAACTTGAGGACCCCGAGATCATTGAACTGGAGTCCACCCTCAGGGAACTCTCAATCAGCCACACACAGCTCGTGGATATGGCACTACTCGTCGGGACTGACTTCAATGAGGGTGTAAAGGGGATAGGCGCAAGGAGGGGACTCAAACTCATCAGGGAGAAGGGCGACATTTTCAAAGTCATCAGGGACCTTGAAGCTGACATAGGTGGCGACCCCCAGGTTCTCAGGAGGATCTTTCTGGAGCCAGAGGTTTCAGAGGACTATGAGATCAGGTGGAGAAAACCTGACGTGGAAGGTGTTATCGAGTTCCTGTGCACTGAACACGGCTTTTCAGAGGACCGTGTGAGGGCTGCACTTAAAAAATTTGAGGGTGCATCCTCCACCCAGAAGAGCCTGGAGGACTGGTTCTGA
- a CDS encoding IGHMBP2 family helicase — protein sequence MEREAEISAMMNEIRRLSPRQRERARRAVNGLNGKITGRELGFHLVKYGRRDPIDTQISVGDLVLISRGNPLRSDLTGTVAMKGKRFLVVALEHVPGWALKNVRIDLYANDVTFQRMIDNLKSPTRNVLRVLGFLCGTEKPSDGVDVVDFQAVDPELNESQRDAIRMALGSEDFFLIHGPFGTGKTRTLHELIRQEVMRGSRVLVTAESNAAVDNLLEGIAGHVKCVRLGHPQRVSRENLRETLAYKIENHPEYSKVREYQEKIDELIEERERHQKPTPQIRRGLSDTQILINATKRRGARGISPNVMISMARWIETNQRIDDLHSKLQEAEMRIADRILRESQVVLSTNSSAALEYIDGLRFDVAIVDEASQATIPSILIPLARAPRFILAGDHRQLPPTILSRDASELERTLFEELIKRHPGRSRMLNCQYRMHPAIMEFPNREFYDGRIRAHPSLEDISIRDIIEDVPDSDICQKLADPDPVLFIDTSGLDGCERRLKGSTSIQNPLEADLAVIISRSLMRMGVKPEEIGIITPYDDQVDLISSMIDVEVNSVDGFQGREKDVIIISMVRSNRNGSIGFLKDLRRLNVSLTRARRKLIIIGDSRTLSAHPSYRRLTEFCRKRGFLDEAGLDDVRKWGAS from the coding sequence ATGGAGAGGGAAGCCGAAATAAGCGCCATGATGAATGAGATAAGGAGGCTTTCCCCCCGACAGCGCGAGAGGGCTCGAAGGGCTGTGAATGGATTGAACGGTAAGATAACCGGGAGGGAGCTGGGATTTCACCTTGTCAAGTACGGAAGACGTGACCCCATAGACACCCAGATATCCGTGGGTGACCTCGTCCTTATAAGTAGGGGAAACCCCCTCAGGAGCGACCTGACAGGTACCGTTGCAATGAAGGGTAAGAGATTCCTGGTTGTTGCCCTTGAACATGTTCCTGGATGGGCCCTCAAAAATGTGAGGATAGACCTCTATGCCAATGATGTGACCTTTCAGAGAATGATTGACAACCTCAAATCCCCAACCAGAAACGTTCTCAGGGTCCTGGGTTTCCTCTGTGGTACAGAAAAACCTTCAGATGGGGTTGATGTGGTTGATTTCCAGGCTGTGGACCCGGAACTCAACGAATCACAGAGGGATGCCATCAGGATGGCCCTTGGATCAGAGGATTTCTTTCTCATACACGGCCCCTTTGGAACCGGTAAAACCCGCACCCTCCATGAGCTAATAAGGCAGGAGGTCATGAGGGGCAGCCGGGTCCTCGTAACCGCCGAGAGCAACGCAGCAGTTGATAACCTCCTTGAGGGAATTGCAGGTCATGTTAAATGCGTCCGCCTGGGACACCCCCAGAGGGTTTCAAGGGAAAACCTGAGGGAGACCCTTGCCTATAAAATTGAAAACCACCCTGAATACAGTAAAGTCCGGGAATACCAGGAGAAGATCGATGAACTCATAGAGGAACGTGAGAGGCACCAGAAACCCACCCCACAGATCAGGAGGGGCCTCAGTGACACCCAGATACTCATCAACGCCACAAAGAGGAGGGGTGCAAGGGGCATCTCACCCAACGTCATGATCTCAATGGCCCGCTGGATAGAGACAAACCAGAGGATAGATGACCTCCACAGTAAGCTTCAGGAGGCAGAGATGAGAATCGCTGACAGGATACTCCGGGAGAGCCAGGTTGTCCTTTCAACCAACTCATCTGCAGCCCTCGAGTACATAGATGGCTTAAGGTTCGATGTCGCCATCGTCGATGAAGCATCCCAGGCCACAATACCAAGCATACTCATACCCCTTGCAAGGGCCCCAAGATTCATACTGGCAGGGGATCACAGGCAGCTCCCACCCACAATACTCAGCAGAGATGCATCCGAACTTGAGAGGACACTCTTTGAAGAACTTATCAAACGCCACCCGGGCAGATCCAGGATGCTGAACTGCCAGTACCGCATGCACCCGGCCATAATGGAGTTCCCCAACCGTGAATTCTATGATGGGAGGATAAGGGCCCATCCATCCCTTGAGGATATATCCATCAGGGATATCATCGAGGATGTCCCTGACTCCGATATCTGCCAGAAACTCGCAGATCCCGACCCCGTCCTCTTCATTGACACTTCAGGACTGGATGGCTGTGAGCGCAGGCTAAAGGGTTCAACCTCAATACAGAACCCCCTTGAAGCGGACCTTGCAGTTATAATCTCCCGTTCACTCATGAGGATGGGTGTTAAACCTGAGGAGATCGGTATAATAACCCCCTACGATGACCAGGTGGACCTCATCTCATCCATGATAGATGTTGAGGTGAACAGTGTTGACGGATTCCAGGGACGTGAGAAGGATGTTATAATAATCTCAATGGTCAGAAGCAATCGGAATGGCAGTATAGGGTTTCTGAAGGATTTAAGGCGTCTAAACGTTTCACTCACCCGTGCCAGACGCAAGCTCATAATAATAGGGGATAGCAGGACACTCTCAGCCCACCCATCCTACAGGCGGCTCACTGAATTCTGCAGAAAAAGGGGATTCCTTGATGAAGCCGGCCTCGATGATGTCAGGAAGTGGGGTGCTTCATAA
- a CDS encoding DUF2119 domain-containing protein translates to MIDKGDGPVRLFVGGVHGREGLTTIRALRRLGFNDIENGRLIIYSCNPTPYISTLNPDYYRSPQGREILRLIEKYRPSTYLEAHCYRRENYDKLTDPSRKSSEGVPPLIELEEGVLIGSVSPHIRKKLFKRDDICLTVEMPCLDGGSDRSLDVYVEFLRTVASSETREELELRLEGRYPVQVETARRYAREFFGEYPPF, encoded by the coding sequence TTGATAGATAAGGGGGATGGCCCTGTAAGGTTATTTGTGGGTGGTGTGCATGGAAGGGAGGGTCTCACCACCATAAGGGCCCTCAGAAGACTGGGTTTCAATGACATAGAGAATGGCAGGCTGATAATATACAGCTGCAACCCCACTCCCTACATCAGCACCCTCAACCCTGACTACTACAGGAGCCCCCAGGGGAGGGAGATACTCAGACTCATAGAGAAGTACCGGCCATCAACCTACCTTGAGGCCCACTGCTACCGCAGGGAAAACTATGATAAGCTCACAGATCCGTCAAGGAAGTCATCTGAGGGTGTTCCTCCACTCATAGAACTTGAAGAGGGTGTACTTATAGGATCGGTGTCTCCACATATACGTAAGAAGCTCTTCAAACGTGATGATATCTGTCTCACAGTTGAGATGCCATGTCTGGATGGTGGATCAGACAGGAGTCTTGATGTCTATGTGGAATTCCTCAGGACGGTTGCATCCTCGGAAACCAGGGAAGAACTTGAACTTCGTCTTGAAGGCAGGTATCCTGTGCAGGTTGAAACCGCGAGAAGATATGCCCGGGAATTCTTCGGGGAGTACCCGCCATTCTGA
- the ahcY gene encoding adenosylhomocysteinase, which produces MPYKVKDISLAPQGEKKIRWVQEHMPVLERIKSDFSEEKPFKGVTIGSCLHLEPKTINLGLTLQAGGAEVAMTGCNPLSTQDDATAAGAKMGLNMYGWRGETNEEYYENIHRVLDHEPEILIDDGADMIFLVHRERPELLDGIIGACEETTTGINRLRAMAADGALKFPVMAVNDAYTKYLFDNRYGTGQSTFDSIMGTTNMLIAGKTVVVCGYGWCGRGIAMRAEGLGASVIVTEVDPIRALEARMDGFRVMKVSDAVKEADILITATGNTDVVSESEFMNMKDGCVMANSGHFNVEINREALEELSRETGKVKEDIEVFIMPDGRKIYLLAEGRLVNLASERGQGHPAEIMDMSFAMQALSARHLLQEKPDPGVYRAPDEIDLMVARMKLDAMGIEIDELTEKQRLYLENWEEGT; this is translated from the coding sequence ATGCCATATAAAGTTAAAGATATTTCACTGGCCCCTCAGGGCGAAAAAAAGATCAGATGGGTTCAGGAACACATGCCTGTACTTGAAAGGATAAAAAGTGACTTCTCAGAGGAGAAACCATTCAAAGGAGTCACCATAGGATCATGCCTTCACCTTGAACCAAAGACCATAAACCTTGGTCTCACACTCCAGGCAGGCGGTGCAGAGGTCGCCATGACCGGATGCAACCCCCTATCAACCCAGGACGACGCCACAGCCGCGGGGGCGAAGATGGGACTCAACATGTACGGGTGGCGTGGGGAGACAAACGAGGAATACTATGAGAACATACACCGCGTCCTGGACCATGAACCTGAAATCCTCATAGACGATGGTGCAGACATGATATTCCTTGTCCACCGGGAGAGACCGGAGCTCCTTGATGGGATAATAGGTGCCTGTGAAGAGACAACCACTGGTATAAACCGGTTGAGGGCAATGGCAGCCGACGGAGCCCTCAAATTCCCTGTGATGGCGGTGAACGACGCCTACACCAAGTACCTCTTTGACAACCGCTACGGTACCGGACAGTCAACCTTTGACTCCATAATGGGGACCACCAACATGCTGATAGCCGGGAAGACCGTCGTGGTCTGCGGCTACGGGTGGTGCGGTCGCGGTATAGCCATGAGGGCTGAGGGACTTGGAGCCAGTGTAATAGTGACCGAAGTGGATCCCATAAGAGCTCTTGAAGCACGTATGGATGGTTTCAGAGTTATGAAGGTTTCAGATGCTGTTAAGGAGGCCGATATACTCATAACAGCCACCGGGAACACAGACGTGGTTTCTGAATCCGAATTCATGAACATGAAGGATGGCTGTGTCATGGCGAACTCCGGCCACTTCAACGTTGAGATAAACCGGGAGGCCCTTGAAGAGCTCTCAAGGGAGACAGGAAAGGTTAAGGAGGACATCGAGGTGTTCATAATGCCTGATGGACGTAAAATATATCTTCTGGCTGAGGGCAGGCTTGTGAACCTTGCATCCGAGCGTGGCCAGGGTCATCCTGCAGAGATAATGGATATGAGCTTTGCAATGCAGGCACTATCAGCAAGACACCTCCTCCAGGAGAAACCAGACCCTGGAGTCTACCGGGCACCCGATGAGATAGACCTGATGGTTGCCCGGATGAAACTCGATGCCATGGGCATTGAGATCGATGAACTCACAGAAAAACAGAGACTCTACCTTGAAAACTGGGAAGAAGGAACCTGA